The Candidatus Limnocylindrales bacterium genome has a segment encoding these proteins:
- a CDS encoding FG-GAP-like repeat-containing protein, whose protein sequence is MNKKFILFLLTGILGVASCSRSTLEGKESSKAQYPSPLSSSQKRTSSPEEQPVQSTSITPSLGNLQEITDTLVSQIRSRLPSRESTATGFVVSVRNQEVYIDLTAKDGVQIGSKLKVYREEEELKHPVTGQTLGTPKRNIGTLQVTQIEQNYSVAAILSIEKGQTIEPKDRVELLAGKMTLALLPFFSHSIRLSSVDFTPLQREIAAKLQMAGVVEVIQGAEVEKALKEKGIRPDQILDQKGIKELAEQLKSAYLLDGVIQQEGEKWILMSRLLSAQDGTTILEASVPLVLTEQIATEGHGEAETQKGEDLSPASGPSQTQKAPERKSELSGSSVKPQTPGPSKQDSRKGGEIEEVGRSQAFPFGIRGLDVGDLYGDGRKEIVIIGRNSVQIYRLPESFNGNQIELEELYIDRGPGEANYISVGVGDINKNGKDEIFVTDLRKGRLTSFVLEYQQGEFKRIAQDQNLYFRVLKNPKEPPQLLAQHLGTDRPFFGNLMIYEWRDNRYQMTRDLSLPGKADIYGSIWFNLKDGKDPEVLFLDEEDHLKFYGTGGKLIWRSKEFYGGSRLEFLQTRDQETADTILQVNETREGFQGVWRLTVKEKILTEDLDRDGIPEVILRKNIAPFRPLRGAVSYQKGQMAVLKWNGISFQEQYATPVLDSYISDYQLVPGEIAGSDLLVVGLNQDEGFFLPNQQSLIMFFKLKVS, encoded by the coding sequence ATGAACAAGAAGTTTATTTTATTTCTCTTAACAGGTATCTTGGGAGTTGCCTCTTGCTCAAGGAGTACACTGGAAGGTAAAGAATCCAGCAAGGCACAATATCCATCACCTCTCTCTTCTTCCCAAAAACGGACTTCCTCTCCAGAGGAACAACCCGTCCAAAGTACCTCTATAACTCCTTCCCTAGGAAACCTCCAGGAAATTACAGATACCCTGGTGTCTCAAATTCGCTCAAGACTTCCGAGTCGGGAATCTACGGCAACAGGGTTTGTTGTTTCTGTTAGGAATCAGGAAGTTTACATAGATTTAACCGCTAAAGATGGAGTTCAGATAGGTTCGAAATTAAAGGTATATCGCGAAGAAGAGGAGTTGAAACATCCCGTTACAGGGCAAACTCTAGGGACGCCCAAACGGAACATTGGGACTCTTCAGGTAACCCAGATAGAACAGAACTATTCGGTAGCTGCCATTTTATCCATCGAAAAAGGTCAGACAATCGAGCCTAAAGACCGGGTTGAACTCCTTGCGGGTAAAATGACCCTGGCCCTTCTTCCCTTCTTTTCTCATTCCATCAGGTTATCTTCGGTTGATTTTACACCTCTGCAAAGAGAGATAGCCGCGAAATTGCAGATGGCCGGAGTGGTTGAGGTCATCCAGGGAGCAGAGGTTGAAAAGGCTTTGAAGGAAAAAGGGATTCGTCCTGACCAGATTCTGGATCAAAAGGGTATTAAGGAACTGGCTGAACAGCTAAAATCGGCTTATCTGTTGGATGGGGTAATTCAGCAGGAAGGGGAAAAGTGGATTTTAATGAGCCGGCTTCTTTCTGCTCAGGATGGGACTACGATACTGGAGGCTTCTGTACCCTTGGTTCTTACTGAACAGATTGCTACAGAAGGACACGGAGAAGCAGAAACCCAGAAAGGCGAGGACCTTTCTCCTGCTTCTGGGCCTTCCCAGACTCAGAAAGCCCCTGAGAGAAAATCTGAGCTGTCTGGTTCTTCGGTAAAGCCTCAAACGCCTGGACCCTCTAAACAAGATTCCCGCAAAGGAGGGGAGATAGAGGAAGTTGGTCGCAGTCAGGCCTTCCCCTTTGGAATCCGTGGATTGGATGTGGGAGATTTGTACGGAGATGGTCGTAAGGAAATCGTTATTATCGGACGTAATTCGGTCCAGATTTATCGATTGCCCGAGTCCTTTAATGGAAATCAGATTGAATTGGAAGAACTTTATATAGACCGGGGACCTGGGGAAGCCAATTATATCTCTGTGGGGGTTGGCGACATTAATAAAAATGGAAAGGATGAAATCTTCGTAACCGATTTGAGGAAAGGGCGATTAACTTCTTTTGTTTTAGAATATCAACAGGGAGAATTTAAACGGATTGCCCAGGACCAAAATCTCTATTTCCGAGTTTTGAAAAACCCAAAGGAACCTCCTCAGCTTTTGGCCCAACATCTGGGAACCGACCGACCTTTTTTTGGAAACCTGATGATCTATGAATGGCGGGATAATCGTTACCAGATGACCCGTGATCTCTCTCTGCCGGGCAAGGCAGATATTTATGGATCTATATGGTTTAACCTGAAGGATGGGAAGGACCCTGAAGTTCTCTTTTTAGATGAGGAGGATCATCTAAAGTTCTATGGAACGGGAGGAAAGCTTATCTGGAGAAGTAAGGAATTCTATGGAGGATCTCGGCTCGAATTCCTCCAGACCCGGGACCAGGAAACGGCAGATACCATCTTGCAGGTTAATGAAACAAGGGAAGGTTTTCAGGGAGTTTGGCGTCTGACGGTTAAAGAAAAAATTTTGACCGAAGATCTGGATCGGGATGGGATTCCTGAGGTAATTCTACGGAAAAACATCGCTCCGTTTCGCCCACTCCGAGGGGCTGTGTCCTATCAAAAAGGACAGATGGCGGTTTTAAAATGGAATGGTATCTCTTTTCAAGAACAATATGCAACCCCGGTCCTGGATAGTTATATTTCAGATTATCAGTTAGTACCCGGAGAAATAGCCGGATCTGATCTGCTGGTCGTAGGACTTAATCAAGATGAAGGCTTTTTCCTTCCCAATCAGCAGTCTTTGATTATGTTTTTTAAACTCAAAGTTTCTTAG
- a CDS encoding sugar kinase has translation MKLYNFISFGETMIRLSTHPGQRLEQCTSLNVYVGGSESNVAVALARLGWKVLWLSKLVDNPWGRRIAHELRFHGVDVSQVRWTSQGRVGVFYLEVSEEPRPSQIIYDRNHSAIALMSPDEIDYNLLTQGELLHLSGITPALSENCYIITSRMMDFARDAGIKTSFDLNYRSRLWSPEAAERVLSGFCARAQILFITYNDVRTVFKLAGSYEEILERLMERFKCEVIAMTVGAEGAVALQEGKFFRGEPFKAKPIERLGGGDAFNAGFLYGYSRGGVPEALRYGNALAALKYSIPGDMAFITREELEQVLAGGSSSIQR, from the coding sequence ATGAAATTATACAACTTTATTTCTTTTGGCGAAACCATGATCCGACTCTCTACCCATCCAGGGCAGAGATTAGAGCAGTGCACCTCGCTAAATGTGTATGTGGGGGGTTCTGAATCCAATGTAGCAGTAGCCCTGGCCCGCCTGGGGTGGAAGGTGCTCTGGCTTTCTAAGCTGGTCGATAATCCTTGGGGACGAAGGATTGCCCATGAGCTTCGGTTTCATGGAGTGGATGTGTCTCAGGTCCGCTGGACTTCCCAGGGAAGAGTAGGGGTCTTTTATTTGGAAGTCAGTGAAGAACCCAGACCTTCCCAAATTATCTATGATCGAAATCATTCGGCCATTGCCCTGATGAGTCCCGATGAAATCGATTATAACCTTCTGACCCAGGGTGAGCTCCTTCACCTCTCGGGTATTACCCCGGCCCTCAGTGAGAATTGTTATATCATTACGTCTCGAATGATGGACTTTGCCAGAGACGCCGGGATCAAAACTTCCTTTGATCTTAACTACCGTTCCCGATTATGGTCACCCGAAGCAGCCGAAAGGGTCTTATCCGGCTTTTGTGCCAGGGCCCAAATCCTCTTTATAACTTATAACGATGTCCGAACCGTTTTCAAGCTTGCAGGCTCCTATGAAGAAATCCTGGAACGTCTTATGGAGCGATTTAAATGCGAGGTCATTGCCATGACCGTAGGGGCAGAAGGAGCAGTAGCCCTCCAGGAAGGAAAATTCTTTCGGGGAGAACCTTTCAAAGCAAAACCCATCGAACGGTTGGGAGGTGGAGATGCTTTCAATGCCGGGTTCTTGTATGGATATTCCCGGGGTGGGGTCCCAGAAGCTTTGAGGTATGGGAATGCTTTGGCTGCCTTAAAATACTCCATTCCAGGCGATATGGCGTTTATCACCAGGGAAGAATTAGAACAGGTTCTGGCAGGAGGGAGTAGCAGTATTCAAAGATAA
- the fusA gene encoding elongation factor G, with amino-acid sequence MSYEAANIRNVGLVGHGHSGKTSLTEAMLFDAKAIDRLGKVEEGTTTTDYDEDEKKRQVSISSALAYCEWNKHKINILDTPGFGTFIADTRASLRAVDSAVVVVNAVAGVEVMTEKVWGFINEYDLPRLAFINRLDRERASFERTLTSMRDLLSKDILPVQVPLGEEEAFRGVIDLIRNKALVYQKDLSGSYKVEEIPPDLKNQVEKYRGELMEKVAELDDGLLEKYLESGELSEEELTTGLRKAILARQIVPVFCGSATNNIGVQPLLEAIIKWLPSPSERPPMVGVKPGTEEKIVRQVDPNEPFSALVFKTIVDPFAGRISLLKMCSGKLQVDSQVYNSSKRERERVGAIVWLQGKKQKPVESAIAGDLVAVLKLVHTLTGDTLCDEKNPIVYPPIEFPQPVISFAIEPKSRGDEEKISAALARINQEDPALRYHRDPQTKELLVSGMGQLHVEVAIDKLKNRYGVEVDLKTPKVPYKETIKSKTEVQGKYKKQSGGRGQYGDTWLRLEPLPRGKGFEFAEEIVGGVVPKQYIPAVEKGLLEAIQSGVLAGYPVTDIKITLFDGSYHEVDSSEMAFKIAASIGFKEGMKKCNPTLLEPIMLVEVTAPEEYMGDIIGDLNSRRGRVLGMDSQGGIQRIRAHVPLAEMLKYSPALRSITGGRGDYTMEFSHYEEVPSHLQAKIIEEAKREKGEE; translated from the coding sequence ATGAGCTATGAAGCTGCAAATATCCGAAATGTCGGATTGGTCGGTCATGGGCATTCTGGGAAGACCTCTCTGACAGAAGCAATGCTATTTGATGCCAAGGCGATTGACCGATTAGGGAAAGTAGAAGAGGGGACGACAACGACCGATTATGACGAGGACGAGAAAAAGCGTCAGGTCAGTATTAGTTCGGCCCTTGCCTATTGTGAATGGAATAAACATAAGATCAATATTTTAGATACCCCAGGATTTGGAACTTTTATTGCAGACACCCGGGCCTCTTTAAGAGCCGTGGATAGTGCTGTTGTCGTGGTCAATGCAGTAGCCGGGGTAGAGGTCATGACCGAAAAAGTCTGGGGGTTTATCAACGAATATGACCTTCCCAGGTTAGCGTTTATAAACAGGCTGGATCGGGAACGGGCCAGTTTCGAAAGAACTTTAACCAGCATGAGGGATCTGCTTTCAAAGGATATCCTGCCGGTACAAGTTCCTTTAGGTGAAGAAGAAGCTTTTAGAGGGGTCATAGATCTCATCCGGAACAAAGCCCTGGTTTATCAGAAGGATTTATCTGGAAGTTATAAAGTAGAGGAGATTCCGCCCGATTTAAAGAATCAGGTTGAAAAATACCGGGGTGAGCTCATGGAGAAAGTTGCCGAACTGGATGACGGGCTCCTGGAGAAGTACCTGGAGAGTGGAGAACTCTCAGAAGAGGAACTTACAACCGGGTTACGTAAAGCTATCTTGGCCAGACAAATCGTCCCGGTCTTTTGTGGTTCTGCAACCAACAATATAGGAGTTCAACCTCTCTTAGAGGCTATTATTAAGTGGTTACCTTCGCCTTCAGAGAGACCTCCCATGGTAGGGGTTAAACCGGGAACCGAAGAAAAAATTGTTCGACAGGTAGATCCCAACGAGCCATTTTCGGCTCTGGTTTTTAAAACAATTGTAGATCCTTTTGCAGGACGTATTTCCCTGCTTAAAATGTGTTCCGGTAAACTCCAGGTAGACTCTCAGGTATATAATTCTTCTAAACGAGAACGGGAGCGGGTTGGGGCCATTGTTTGGTTGCAAGGAAAGAAGCAAAAACCTGTAGAATCGGCAATCGCTGGAGACCTGGTGGCGGTTCTCAAACTGGTTCATACGCTGACCGGAGATACGTTATGTGATGAAAAGAACCCTATTGTATATCCGCCCATTGAGTTTCCACAACCGGTTATTTCCTTTGCCATTGAACCTAAGTCCAGAGGAGATGAGGAAAAAATCAGTGCAGCCCTTGCCCGAATTAATCAGGAAGATCCGGCCCTGAGATACCATCGGGATCCCCAAACCAAGGAACTTCTCGTATCCGGGATGGGACAACTCCATGTGGAGGTTGCCATCGATAAGCTCAAAAACCGTTATGGTGTGGAAGTAGATCTTAAAACCCCCAAGGTCCCTTATAAGGAAACCATCAAATCGAAAACCGAAGTCCAGGGTAAATATAAAAAGCAATCGGGAGGTCGGGGACAATACGGAGATACCTGGTTAAGATTGGAACCGCTACCCCGTGGAAAAGGGTTCGAATTTGCCGAAGAAATCGTCGGCGGTGTTGTTCCCAAGCAATATATTCCGGCTGTTGAAAAGGGGCTTCTGGAAGCTATCCAATCCGGGGTCTTGGCAGGTTATCCGGTCACGGACATCAAAATTACCCTTTTTGACGGTTCCTATCATGAAGTGGACTCTTCGGAAATGGCCTTTAAAATCGCAGCTTCCATTGGATTTAAGGAAGGCATGAAAAAATGCAATCCAACCCTCCTGGAGCCTATCATGCTGGTGGAAGTAACCGCTCCAGAAGAATACATGGGGGATATCATCGGAGACCTCAACAGCCGAAGAGGTCGCGTTCTGGGCATGGATTCTCAAGGTGGAATCCAACGAATCCGGGCTCATGTACCCTTGGCTGAGATGTTAAAATACTCTCCCGCCTTACGCTCCATCACTGGTGGACGTGGAGACTACACCATGGAGTTCTCCCATTACGAGGAAGTCCCCAGTCACCTCCAGGCGAAAATCATCGAAGAAGCGAAACGAGAGAAGGGTGAGGAATAG
- the nrfD gene encoding NrfD/PsrC family molybdoenzyme membrane anchor subunit: protein MRYGFVIDHRKCIGCHACTVACKEENRVPLGVNRTWVKYIEKGEFPNTRRHFAVLRCNHCDNPPCVFICPTAALFKRSDGIVDFNQERCIGCKSCMQACPYDALYLDPETQTAAKCHFCAHRVEVNLKPACEIVCPEEAIISGDLDDPTSKVSQIIAREVVQVRKPEQGTYPKLYYLNADSTLLTPGTAPISNTYLWAEIPDKKDLENSRPSGIRKPEDKELQGLSEGQGQRAPAVEESDLARKKFLAKLLGEDGVSSELSWKSDGLDYKTPLTARTVYDVNHPKPWGGKISLYIWTKSIASGTFLLSAFLPYLYGRMEGSALSESTLFKWGGPLLALIFLAFTTVLLIADLKRPERFFFVLTKPQWRSWLTRGAYILVIYGLILSLWFLATLMGGEETRQFPWTGLRATLFWPGIIFAAFSAIYTGFLFGQAEGRDFWQSPLMPVHLLIQAMLAGAATLLLLSVILSTFSMDSPRVLGLTVQTLNTLLIGSLLLNAFIILAGELLMPHPNRDIQRVVRLIIKGPYKFLFWGGVLFMGHMLPLSLLLAPTEAWTLLGLLLSIFGILGALSEWTRTPRQLSLKPYKGIYWIVLTLLGFIPLVLLLSGNISIFTSPANFLAPLLSLGGLLAFEHVRVMAGQSIPLS, encoded by the coding sequence ATGCGATACGGTTTTGTCATAGATCATCGTAAATGTATCGGTTGTCATGCCTGTACAGTTGCCTGCAAAGAAGAAAATCGGGTTCCTTTAGGAGTGAATCGGACCTGGGTAAAGTATATCGAAAAAGGAGAATTTCCGAACACCCGCAGACATTTTGCGGTTCTTCGCTGTAATCACTGTGATAATCCTCCTTGCGTTTTTATCTGCCCTACCGCCGCCCTTTTCAAAAGATCGGATGGGATCGTCGATTTTAATCAGGAGCGTTGTATTGGCTGCAAATCCTGCATGCAAGCCTGCCCCTATGACGCGCTTTATCTGGATCCGGAAACCCAAACAGCGGCAAAATGTCATTTCTGTGCCCATCGTGTAGAAGTTAACCTTAAACCGGCCTGTGAAATCGTTTGCCCGGAAGAAGCCATAATTTCAGGAGATTTAGATGACCCCACCAGCAAAGTCTCTCAAATTATAGCCCGAGAAGTCGTGCAGGTAAGGAAGCCGGAACAGGGAACCTATCCTAAACTTTACTACCTCAATGCCGATAGTACCCTCCTTACTCCAGGTACAGCTCCGATCTCCAATACTTACCTGTGGGCAGAGATACCTGATAAAAAGGACCTGGAGAATTCAAGACCTTCTGGGATCCGGAAACCCGAAGATAAGGAACTGCAGGGACTTTCTGAGGGACAAGGGCAAAGGGCACCTGCCGTGGAAGAATCGGATCTGGCCCGAAAAAAGTTTCTGGCTAAGTTATTAGGAGAAGATGGGGTGAGTTCAGAATTAAGTTGGAAATCCGACGGGTTGGATTATAAGACCCCGTTAACGGCCCGGACCGTTTACGATGTGAACCATCCTAAACCCTGGGGTGGAAAAATTTCCCTTTACATCTGGACTAAATCCATTGCGTCAGGTACCTTCCTTTTATCGGCGTTCCTTCCCTACCTGTACGGGCGGATGGAAGGATCGGCTTTATCCGAAAGTACTCTGTTTAAATGGGGAGGACCCTTGCTGGCCCTTATTTTTTTGGCCTTCACTACAGTCCTTCTCATTGCAGACTTAAAACGACCTGAGCGATTCTTCTTCGTTCTTACGAAACCCCAATGGCGGTCCTGGCTGACCCGAGGTGCCTATATCCTGGTTATTTACGGACTCATTCTGTCCCTCTGGTTTTTGGCAACTCTGATGGGGGGAGAAGAAACCCGACAATTCCCCTGGACGGGACTTAGAGCGACGCTTTTCTGGCCCGGGATCATCTTCGCGGCTTTCAGTGCTATTTATACCGGATTTTTATTCGGTCAGGCAGAAGGGAGAGATTTCTGGCAAAGTCCTTTGATGCCGGTCCACCTCCTGATCCAGGCCATGTTAGCAGGAGCTGCAACGCTCCTGTTACTGTCCGTGATCCTTTCAACCTTTTCTATGGACTCTCCGAGGGTTTTGGGATTGACCGTTCAAACTTTGAACACCCTTCTGATAGGAAGTCTGCTGCTAAACGCTTTTATAATCCTGGCAGGTGAATTGTTGATGCCCCACCCCAACCGGGATATCCAGAGGGTGGTTCGCCTCATTATAAAAGGCCCTTATAAATTTCTTTTCTGGGGAGGGGTCCTCTTTATGGGACATATGTTGCCTCTATCCCTCCTTTTAGCACCTACAGAAGCCTGGACCTTGCTTGGCTTGCTTCTCTCTATCTTTGGAATCTTGGGTGCCTTATCAGAATGGACGAGAACCCCCCGTCAACTTTCTTTAAAACCTTATAAAGGGATATATTGGATAGTTTTGACTCTCCTGGGTTTTATACCCCTTGTTTTACTCCTTTCAGGAAACATCTCTATATTTACCTCCCCGGCCAACTTTCTTGCACCCCTGTTGAGTTTAGGGGGACTTCTGGCCTTTGAGCACGTTCGCGTTATGGCAGGTCAATCGATACCTTTGAGTTAG
- a CDS encoding molybdopterin-dependent oxidoreductase: MNQLWNAPPPEKWDNWIEYDATRWPKKVQKNYMLIPTACFNCEAACGLLAYVDKETLQITKLEGNPLHPASRGRTCAKGPATIDQIRDPERILYPLKRVGKRGEGKWERTTWHEVLEVFATRIRRALQEGRRHEIMYHVGRPGHDGYMDRILQAWGIDGHNSHTNVCSASARTGYALWHGMDRPSPDHAHAKFILLLSSHLETGHYFNPHAQRIIEGKMRGAKLAVIDTRLSNTASMADYWLAPWPGTEAVILLAMANILLQEELYDREFLRRWTNWQEYMLDLENDSMEVQEYGSRRASPTSSPSHPPTSRTTNKEVTFENFLNKLKEIYAVYTPEFAEQESKVSAQLIVQVAREIGKAGSAFSTHIWRNAAAGNLGGWQVARALEFLNVLTGSVGTPGGTSPNTWDKFVPTPFIKPPPQKIWNELLWPKEYPLAHHELSFLLPHFLKEGRGKLSVYFTRVYNPVWTNPDGFSWIEVLCDESKIELHAALTPVWNETAWFADYILPMGVGAERHDIQSQETHAAKWISFRQPVLRVAREKLGQRIEYTYQANPGEVWEEDEFWIELSWRIDPDGSLGIRPYFESPYRPGQKVTVEEYYRWIFENSVPGLPEKARTEGLTPLEYMRKYGTFLVEDKVYKAHEKELKPRELGVVSIDTKTGVITRAGQPIGVEIDGKAYVGFPTPSRKLEFYSKTLKQWKWPEYAIPGYIRSHVHWSHIDPSKGEYVLIPTFRLPTLIHTRSGNAKSLYEISHTNPVWIHPEDAQRLGVKTGDLIKVITEIGYFVNKVWITEGIRPGVIACSHHLGRWRLKPDLGGERWSTALVSLESEPGGKWRMRQLEGIRPFKSDDPDSERIWWNDAGVHQNLTFPVHPDPVSGQHCWHQKVKVEKAGPDDRYGDIFVDTQKAFQVYQEWLKQTRPAPGPNGLRRPLWLTRAVKPDPEAYKF, from the coding sequence ATGAATCAATTATGGAATGCACCACCGCCGGAGAAGTGGGATAATTGGATAGAGTATGATGCTACCCGGTGGCCAAAGAAAGTTCAAAAGAATTACATGCTTATTCCAACGGCTTGTTTTAATTGTGAAGCGGCGTGTGGTCTTTTAGCTTATGTCGATAAAGAAACCCTGCAGATCACCAAATTGGAAGGGAATCCTCTCCATCCTGCCAGCCGGGGTCGAACCTGTGCCAAGGGACCGGCTACCATCGATCAAATCCGTGATCCTGAAAGAATTCTCTATCCCCTTAAACGGGTGGGTAAGCGTGGAGAAGGAAAGTGGGAGCGGACAACCTGGCATGAGGTTTTAGAGGTTTTTGCCACGCGAATTCGAAGGGCTCTTCAGGAAGGTCGTCGCCATGAAATCATGTACCATGTGGGGCGTCCAGGCCATGATGGGTATATGGATCGTATTTTGCAAGCCTGGGGAATAGATGGGCATAACAGCCATACCAATGTTTGTTCGGCCAGTGCCCGGACCGGCTATGCCCTCTGGCATGGCATGGATCGACCGTCTCCCGACCACGCCCATGCCAAATTTATCCTGCTCCTCAGTTCCCATCTGGAAACAGGCCACTATTTCAACCCCCATGCCCAACGGATCATCGAGGGAAAAATGCGAGGAGCCAAACTGGCCGTCATCGATACCCGCCTTTCCAATACGGCTTCCATGGCCGACTATTGGCTGGCTCCCTGGCCCGGAACGGAAGCAGTCATCCTGCTGGCCATGGCTAACATCCTTTTACAAGAAGAACTTTATGACCGGGAATTTTTACGTCGTTGGACAAATTGGCAGGAATATATGCTGGACCTGGAGAATGACAGTATGGAAGTACAGGAGTATGGGAGTCGGAGAGCATCTCCTACCTCTTCACCCTCCCATCCTCCCACCTCTCGGACTACAAACAAAGAGGTAACCTTCGAGAATTTCTTGAATAAGCTCAAAGAAATTTATGCTGTTTACACCCCTGAGTTTGCCGAACAAGAAAGCAAGGTTTCTGCTCAATTGATCGTCCAGGTCGCCCGAGAGATAGGAAAAGCCGGATCGGCTTTCTCTACCCATATATGGCGCAATGCGGCAGCAGGCAATCTGGGTGGCTGGCAGGTTGCCAGGGCTTTAGAATTCCTCAACGTTTTAACCGGAAGCGTGGGAACCCCAGGAGGAACCTCCCCTAACACGTGGGATAAATTTGTCCCAACACCCTTTATCAAACCTCCACCCCAGAAAATCTGGAACGAGCTTCTCTGGCCCAAAGAATATCCCCTGGCCCATCATGAGTTGAGCTTCCTGCTTCCCCACTTTTTAAAGGAAGGGCGTGGGAAGTTAAGTGTTTACTTTACCCGGGTCTACAATCCAGTCTGGACCAATCCCGATGGATTTAGCTGGATAGAGGTTCTGTGCGATGAGAGTAAGATCGAACTCCATGCTGCTTTAACTCCCGTTTGGAATGAAACGGCTTGGTTTGCAGACTATATACTTCCCATGGGAGTTGGGGCAGAGCGACACGATATCCAAAGCCAGGAGACCCATGCAGCTAAATGGATCAGTTTTCGGCAGCCTGTTCTTCGAGTCGCCCGGGAAAAACTGGGCCAAAGAATAGAATATACCTATCAGGCCAACCCAGGTGAGGTATGGGAAGAAGACGAGTTCTGGATCGAGCTTTCCTGGCGTATAGACCCGGACGGAAGTCTGGGAATCCGGCCCTACTTTGAATCTCCCTATCGACCCGGGCAAAAAGTAACCGTGGAAGAATACTACCGCTGGATTTTTGAAAATAGCGTACCCGGTTTACCGGAAAAAGCCCGAACCGAAGGACTTACGCCCCTGGAATATATGCGGAAGTACGGCACGTTCCTCGTTGAAGATAAGGTCTATAAAGCCCATGAAAAGGAATTGAAACCCCGGGAATTAGGGGTGGTTTCCATAGATACTAAAACCGGAGTTATCACCCGAGCCGGACAACCTATCGGAGTTGAAATTGATGGGAAAGCCTACGTAGGCTTTCCCACACCTTCCCGAAAATTGGAGTTTTATTCCAAAACCCTAAAACAGTGGAAATGGCCGGAATATGCGATCCCCGGTTATATTAGAAGCCATGTACACTGGAGCCACATAGACCCCAGTAAAGGGGAATACGTTCTAATCCCTACCTTTCGATTACCGACTTTGATCCATACCCGATCGGGCAATGCCAAATCCCTTTACGAAATCTCCCATACCAACCCTGTTTGGATTCATCCTGAAGATGCACAACGGTTAGGGGTAAAAACAGGTGACCTGATTAAAGTGATTACCGAGATTGGATATTTCGTTAATAAAGTCTGGATCACCGAAGGCATTCGCCCCGGAGTGATTGCCTGTTCCCATCACCTGGGACGATGGCGATTGAAGCCCGATCTGGGAGGCGAGCGCTGGTCTACAGCCCTGGTTAGCTTGGAAAGCGAACCCGGTGGAAAGTGGCGTATGCGGCAATTGGAGGGAATTCGCCCCTTTAAAAGTGATGATCCAGACTCTGAACGGATCTGGTGGAACGATGCCGGAGTCCATCAAAACCTGACCTTTCCCGTTCATCCTGATCCTGTCAGTGGACAACACTGCTGGCATCAGAAGGTTAAAGTAGAAAAAGCCGGACCTGACGACCGCTACGGAGATATCTTTGTAGATACTCAAAAAGCCTTCCAGGTTTACCAGGAATGGCTCAAGCAGACACGTCCGGCTCCAGGACCCAATGGCCTGCGAAGACCTCTCTGGCTGACCCGAGCAGTTAAGCCAGATCCCGAAGCGTATAAGTTTTAG